Proteins encoded within one genomic window of Bacillus sp. 1NLA3E:
- a CDS encoding NAD(P)H-dependent flavin oxidoreductase, with translation MKTRVTEIFGIKYPIIQGGLAYLAYAELAAAVSNAGGLGQITAATLGTPEKLREEIRKVRTLTNNPFGVNFAIAKHDNGGKFQKLLEVAIEEKVPAISLTGANPQPVFERIKGENIRTLVLVAGVRQAQKAEQLGADAVMVVGQEGGGHLGREDIGTMVLTPSVVDSVSIPVLASGGIGDGRGLLAAFALGAEGIEMGTRFIATQECVHANEKYKQAIVNAKETDTVVIKRTLGTPGRVLKNGFALNIIEREQEGATYEDLIDVISGKANLKYIYDGNEGEGFGWAGQVIGLIETIPTVQELFDEMIQTAEKGLYRIGNIIKERINR, from the coding sequence ATGAAAACACGAGTAACGGAGATTTTTGGAATTAAATATCCAATTATACAAGGAGGACTTGCTTACCTTGCTTATGCTGAACTGGCGGCCGCGGTCTCAAATGCAGGAGGACTCGGACAAATTACTGCGGCAACGCTAGGTACACCAGAAAAACTACGGGAGGAAATTCGTAAAGTACGTACTCTCACCAATAATCCATTTGGAGTAAACTTTGCGATTGCAAAGCACGATAACGGTGGAAAATTTCAGAAATTGCTTGAAGTTGCAATTGAGGAAAAGGTACCCGCTATCTCTTTAACCGGAGCGAACCCACAACCTGTATTTGAACGAATTAAAGGAGAAAATATTCGTACGCTTGTCCTCGTAGCGGGTGTTAGACAGGCACAGAAAGCGGAACAGCTAGGTGCAGATGCTGTAATGGTGGTTGGACAAGAAGGCGGAGGGCATTTAGGACGAGAAGATATTGGCACAATGGTTCTTACTCCTAGTGTGGTCGATTCCGTATCGATTCCAGTATTAGCAAGTGGTGGGATTGGAGATGGACGAGGTTTGTTGGCAGCTTTTGCACTTGGGGCAGAAGGAATTGAAATGGGTACTCGCTTTATTGCGACCCAAGAGTGTGTTCACGCAAACGAGAAATATAAGCAGGCAATCGTAAATGCAAAAGAGACGGATACAGTAGTTATTAAGAGAACATTAGGTACACCGGGGCGTGTTCTTAAAAATGGCTTTGCATTGAATATTATCGAACGTGAACAGGAAGGAGCAACCTACGAAGACCTAATAGATGTGATTAGCGGTAAAGCAAATCTCAAATATATCTATGATGGTAATGAAGGAGAAGGTTTTGGATGGGCTGGACAGGTAATTGGTCTTATCGAAACTATACCGACAGTACAGGAGTTATTTGACGAGATGATTCAAACTGCGGAAAAAGGATTGTACCGTATAGGTAATATTATCAAAGAACGGATCAATAGATAA
- the ltrA gene encoding group II intron reverse transcriptase/maturase — MQALRYWDYYSMTETFTDLYDRATRKESFTRLYDIITSRENILLSYRIIKSNKGSKTAGTDGKTISDIKILSEDELVTTVQSKLRNYRPKKVRRKLIEKENGKMRPLGIPCILDRIIQQCFKQVLEPIAEAQFYKHSYGFRPLRSTHHAMARVQSLVNHASLHYVVDIDIKGFFDNINHTLLIKQLWNLGIQDKKVLACISKMLKAEIDGEGIPSKGAPQGGLLSPLLSNVVLNDLDQWVSTQWEFFPLNRPYETREGQLCAKKRTNLKEGYLVRYADDFKILCRDWKIAQRWFAAVRQYLKDRLKLDISPEKSQIVNLRKRNSEFLGFTIRANKKRNKRVAHTGIKDNKRQKIKAEAKKRIQILRVSPTSQNALLFNSFVLGMHNYFNRATHVNIEFSRIAYELQSFMYNRLKSVGIYEHPSNASPTYKKFYSRGTKTFKVANVYLFPLSNVKTRNAMNFSHGLTPFTIEGRARIHKKIQTDIQREIALLMKSNIQARSVEYLDNRISRYSMKMGKCEITGNFLYANEVHCHHYIPVHLDGSDQFKNLRILHKDVHQLIHMTDKKTITILISKLGISGPMVQKINTYREKCGIEPIS; from the coding sequence GTGCAAGCTCTACGATATTGGGATTACTACAGTATGACTGAAACTTTTACGGATTTATATGATAGAGCCACTCGTAAAGAATCTTTTACCCGATTATATGACATTATTACATCAAGAGAAAATATTCTACTGTCTTATCGAATCATAAAATCTAATAAAGGTTCAAAAACTGCGGGAACAGATGGTAAAACTATAAGCGATATAAAAATACTGTCTGAAGATGAACTAGTAACCACTGTACAAAGTAAATTACGAAACTATCGTCCAAAGAAAGTAAGACGAAAACTGATTGAAAAAGAAAATGGAAAGATGAGGCCGCTTGGAATTCCTTGTATTTTAGACCGAATTATCCAACAGTGCTTCAAGCAAGTTCTGGAACCTATTGCAGAAGCTCAATTCTATAAACATAGCTATGGTTTTAGACCTCTTCGGTCTACTCACCATGCAATGGCAAGAGTACAATCCTTAGTTAATCACGCATCACTTCACTATGTAGTTGACATTGATATTAAGGGTTTCTTCGATAATATCAACCATACTTTGCTTATCAAACAACTGTGGAATCTAGGTATTCAAGATAAAAAGGTCTTAGCTTGTATTTCCAAAATGCTAAAAGCTGAAATTGATGGAGAAGGAATCCCTTCAAAAGGGGCACCTCAAGGTGGATTGTTATCGCCTTTACTTTCAAATGTTGTCCTTAATGATTTAGACCAATGGGTATCTACACAATGGGAGTTCTTTCCTTTAAATCGACCATACGAAACAAGAGAAGGTCAGCTGTGTGCCAAAAAACGTACCAATCTTAAAGAAGGATATTTGGTTCGTTATGCAGACGACTTTAAAATTCTCTGTCGAGATTGGAAAATAGCCCAAAGATGGTTTGCTGCCGTAAGGCAGTACCTAAAAGACCGCCTAAAATTAGATATTTCGCCAGAAAAATCTCAAATTGTAAACCTTCGAAAACGCAATTCAGAATTTCTAGGTTTCACGATTCGGGCGAACAAGAAAAGAAACAAGAGGGTTGCCCACACGGGAATAAAAGATAACAAAAGGCAGAAAATCAAGGCTGAAGCGAAAAAACGCATTCAGATACTAAGAGTGTCCCCAACATCTCAAAATGCTTTACTTTTCAATAGTTTCGTCTTAGGAATGCATAATTATTTCAATCGAGCAACCCATGTTAATATAGAGTTCTCTCGTATTGCCTACGAACTGCAATCCTTTATGTACAATCGTCTAAAATCCGTCGGTATATATGAACATCCATCAAATGCATCTCCTACTTATAAGAAATTCTACAGCAGAGGAACTAAAACATTTAAAGTAGCTAATGTATATCTATTCCCTCTTTCTAATGTAAAAACTAGGAACGCCATGAACTTTAGTCATGGTCTTACCCCTTTTACAATTGAAGGAAGAGCACGTATACATAAAAAGATTCAAACGGATATTCAACGGGAAATTGCATTATTGATGAAGTCAAATATTCAGGCACGAAGTGTTGAATATTTGGATAATCGGATTAGCCGATACAGTATGAAAATGGGGAAATGTGAAATCACAGGCAATTTCCTTTATGCTAATGAAGTTCACTGTCATCATTATATCCCAGTACATCTTGATGGAAGCGATCAATTTAAAAACCTTCGCATTCTCCATAAAGATGTGCATCAATTAATTCATATGACGGATAAAAAGACGATTACAATACTCATATCGAAACTTGGAATTTCTGGACCTATGGTCCAGAAAATTAATACTTACCGCGAAAAATGCGGAATAGAACCAATCTCATAA
- a CDS encoding DUF2716 domain-containing protein, translating into MNNWIALTKTEEKTVWKKVYKDFKFKPSISKFPSFDVPSPFISYNISAYRNWSGDKDEYEKVYKDLEDKSLLAFQELTNKDEYFYALDWQHPCYWVNPFIEFPRDEFNEWIIPVFPDGDYYFFIQKDFKWGFLGHPWEKTITIFGKGLIQVFEKNKPKMLNTVLRKG; encoded by the coding sequence ATAAATAATTGGATTGCACTTACAAAAACTGAAGAAAAAACCGTTTGGAAAAAGGTGTATAAAGATTTTAAGTTTAAACCAAGTATCTCAAAATTTCCATCATTTGATGTACCAAGCCCATTCATCTCATATAATATTTCAGCTTATCGAAATTGGTCAGGAGATAAAGATGAATATGAAAAGGTTTATAAAGACCTTGAAGACAAATCATTATTAGCTTTTCAAGAATTGACGAATAAAGATGAATATTTTTATGCCTTAGATTGGCAACATCCATGTTATTGGGTTAATCCCTTTATAGAATTTCCCAGAGACGAATTTAATGAATGGATAATACCTGTTTTTCCTGATGGTGATTATTACTTCTTTATACAAAAGGATTTTAAATGGGGATTTTTAGGCCATCCTTGGGAAAAAACCATAACCATATTCGGCAAGGGTCTAATCCAAGTTTTTGAAAAAAATAAACCAAAAATGCTTAACACAGTTTTAAGGAAAGGTTAA
- a CDS encoding aspartate/glutamate racemase family protein translates to MQKVGIVGGMGPESTVDYYQSIISKFQEKIGSQEDLPELFINSINMYKMFNLLIKGQTEKLINYLADAVQRLENIGSDFVVISANTPHIVFEQVQQRVKVPMISIVEETYIKAEEMGLEKVGLLGTKFTMESDFFKKPFISNHKDIIVPNRLEQDFIHKKIVEELENGIVNIETKEEFLNIVTQMIKRDNIQGVILGCTELPMLIKNDDLNIHQLNTTEIHVNKIVDVIFMDKKLFTLLN, encoded by the coding sequence ATGCAAAAGGTTGGAATTGTCGGAGGAATGGGACCAGAGTCAACAGTAGATTATTACCAATCAATAATTTCAAAGTTTCAAGAAAAGATAGGAAGTCAAGAAGACTTACCAGAACTCTTTATCAATAGTATTAATATGTATAAGATGTTTAATTTGCTTATTAAAGGACAGACAGAAAAGTTAATAAACTACTTGGCTGATGCAGTTCAAAGGCTAGAAAATATAGGGTCTGATTTTGTGGTGATTTCTGCAAATACGCCACATATTGTTTTTGAACAAGTTCAACAAAGAGTCAAAGTACCTATGATAAGTATTGTAGAAGAAACTTATATAAAGGCTGAAGAAATGGGTTTAGAAAAGGTTGGTCTTTTAGGAACCAAGTTTACGATGGAAAGTGATTTTTTCAAAAAACCTTTTATTTCTAATCACAAGGATATTATAGTGCCGAACCGGTTAGAACAGGATTTCATACATAAAAAGATTGTTGAAGAATTAGAAAATGGTATTGTGAACATTGAAACAAAAGAAGAATTTTTAAATATCGTCACTCAAATGATAAAAAGAGATAATATACAAGGAGTCATATTGGGTTGTACAGAACTCCCTATGTTAATCAAAAATGATGATTTAAATATCCATCAATTAAATACAACAGAAATTCACGTTAATAAGATTGTAGATGTCATTTTTATGGATAAAAAATTATTTACCTTATTAAACTAA
- a CDS encoding tautomerase family protein produces MPVITVKLAKGRTIKQKQQFVEAITNEAVKSLNVNKEWVTVIFDEYDRENWASNGQLHSLKFGEGFGKIGTEK; encoded by the coding sequence ATGCCTGTTATCACGGTGAAATTGGCTAAAGGAAGAACCATTAAACAAAAACAACAATTTGTTGAAGCAATTACAAATGAAGCAGTTAAATCATTAAATGTAAATAAGGAATGGGTTACAGTAATTTTTGATGAATACGATAGGGAAAACTGGGCTTCAAACGGACAACTACATTCCCTTAAATTTGGTGAGGGATTTGGAAAGATAGGAACAGAAAAATAG
- a CDS encoding PH domain-containing protein: MVFRSRIDKYFLLMISIAIIALGLACLFPLFLDGEKEPFAIVLMLSIFILSVGFLLWVSFSISYVFQENHLLVKAGPLRKRILYSEISSIRPTKDILTGYRILSSIDALAISYQSGLIGEIKITPRDKDVFLAELAIRVPKLANIQ, from the coding sequence ATGGTGTTTCGGTCAAGAATTGATAAATACTTTTTATTAATGATTTCTATTGCAATAATAGCCTTAGGATTAGCATGTCTTTTTCCACTTTTCTTAGATGGAGAAAAAGAACCGTTTGCCATTGTATTAATGTTGTCGATTTTCATTTTGTCAGTAGGCTTCTTATTATGGGTTAGTTTTTCTATAAGTTATGTATTTCAAGAAAATCATTTGCTGGTGAAGGCTGGACCTTTAAGAAAACGTATCCTGTATAGTGAAATAAGCAGCATTCGCCCTACGAAAGATATTTTAACAGGCTATCGTATTTTATCATCAATTGATGCTTTAGCTATTTCTTATCAGTCCGGTTTGATAGGAGAGATAAAAATTACTCCTAGAGACAAAGACGTTTTTTTAGCAGAATTAGCAATAAGAGTTCCAAAATTGGCTAACATACAATGA
- a CDS encoding DUF4279 domain-containing protein, translating to MNKTQVKVYFSLFGDDFPLDEVTEKLEVTPTDTNKKGHIIPNRSTIIRKETSWDLGTGYQVSLDVNDQLKQIIDRLQNKSSIINEIKEAYSLECKFFIEIKIEKGNTPALYLDKDIIKFASSIEAEFDVDLYANPYNDFGE from the coding sequence TTGAATAAGACTCAAGTGAAGGTTTATTTCAGCTTGTTTGGAGATGACTTTCCATTAGATGAAGTAACGGAAAAGTTAGAAGTAACACCTACCGACACAAATAAAAAAGGCCATATAATTCCAAACCGTTCAACTATTATTAGAAAAGAAACAAGTTGGGATTTAGGAACAGGCTACCAAGTTTCACTTGATGTAAATGATCAACTAAAACAAATTATAGATAGGCTACAAAATAAGTCATCAATAATTAACGAAATAAAAGAGGCTTATTCCTTGGAGTGTAAATTCTTTATTGAAATAAAAATAGAAAAGGGAAATACCCCAGCTTTATATTTGGATAAAGACATTATAAAATTTGCATCAAGTATTGAAGCTGAATTTGATGTAGATTTGTATGCTAATCCTTATAATGATTTTGGAGAATAA
- a CDS encoding nucleotidyltransferase family protein — MMEILDTAKSLNLHDWWICAGFVRSKVWDELHDFSVRTTIPDIDVIYYDSTNIDELEEKKLEEKLKFLVPNIPWSVKNEARMHLRNNVPPYSSSVDAISKFPETATALGVKLDEKDNVILTAPCGISDVVNLEVKPTRFFTETKERAEIYEERITKKNWKSTWSNIKVYHIKSAY, encoded by the coding sequence ATGATGGAGATATTAGATACTGCCAAATCGTTGAATTTACATGATTGGTGGATTTGTGCTGGATTTGTCAGATCAAAAGTATGGGATGAATTACATGACTTTAGTGTAAGGACAACTATTCCAGATATTGACGTAATCTATTATGACTCGACTAATATTGATGAATTAGAAGAAAAGAAACTCGAAGAAAAACTAAAATTCCTTGTACCGAATATTCCCTGGTCGGTTAAGAATGAAGCGAGAATGCACCTTAGAAATAATGTTCCTCCTTATTCTTCTTCTGTTGATGCAATTTCAAAGTTTCCAGAAACTGCAACAGCTTTAGGAGTAAAGTTAGATGAAAAGGACAATGTTATTTTAACAGCACCTTGTGGAATTAGTGATGTTGTTAATTTAGAGGTGAAGCCGACTCGCTTTTTTACAGAGACTAAAGAACGTGCGGAAATTTACGAAGAACGCATAACAAAAAAGAATTGGAAATCAACTTGGAGTAATATAAAGGTTTACCATATCAAAAGTGCTTATTAA
- the ltrA gene encoding group II intron reverse transcriptase/maturase yields METKLLRIAELTKSNPKMKFTSLAHLLNKQALAQCHYELPNRKATGINGTTKEQYGENLEENIEELVSRLKSKSYRPVPVRRMYIPKLNSNKKRPLGIPEHEDKIVQKGITKILNTIYENDFLDCSFGFRPNRGCHDALKILDFYIEKRSVNYVVDVDIKGFFDNVDHKWMMEFLKLRVADPNLLRIIGRFLKGGYMEEGKKYKTDNGTPQGGVISPVLANVYLHYVLDLWFEKKVKKQCKGQAYIVRYADDFVCCFQYQSEAQEFFQSLKCRLKKFNLEISEDKTKIIPFGRFAEKYEKQKGNSKPATFDFLGFTHYCGKSKQGKFRVKRKSSSKKVQGKLKESKEWLKKNRNRDIHMIMDRFRRSLIGYYNYYCITDNTKNVCNFKDKIENLLFKWLNRRSQRKSFTWDKFRLFLDKYPLPSPRIKVNIYDLRKEISYIL; encoded by the coding sequence ATGGAAACAAAACTACTAAGGATAGCAGAATTAACAAAGTCTAATCCTAAAATGAAATTCACATCACTTGCACATTTACTAAATAAGCAAGCACTAGCTCAATGTCATTATGAACTACCCAATAGGAAAGCAACCGGGATTAACGGTACAACTAAAGAGCAATACGGTGAAAATTTAGAAGAAAACATAGAGGAGTTAGTAAGTCGGCTTAAAAGCAAAAGCTATCGTCCTGTTCCTGTAAGGAGAATGTATATTCCGAAGCTCAATTCAAACAAGAAAAGACCATTAGGAATACCGGAACATGAAGACAAGATTGTTCAAAAAGGCATTACAAAGATACTAAATACCATCTATGAAAATGATTTTCTAGATTGTTCCTTTGGGTTTCGACCTAATCGTGGTTGTCATGATGCTTTGAAAATACTGGATTTTTATATTGAAAAGAGATCAGTAAATTATGTAGTAGATGTCGATATTAAGGGATTCTTTGACAACGTTGACCACAAATGGATGATGGAGTTCTTAAAACTGCGAGTTGCTGACCCTAATCTACTAAGAATAATTGGTAGGTTTCTTAAAGGTGGATACATGGAGGAAGGTAAGAAATACAAAACAGACAATGGCACACCGCAAGGTGGAGTTATATCACCGGTATTAGCCAATGTGTATCTCCATTATGTCCTTGACTTATGGTTTGAGAAAAAGGTTAAGAAACAATGCAAGGGACAGGCATATATAGTAAGGTATGCAGATGATTTTGTGTGCTGTTTTCAATATCAGAGCGAAGCTCAGGAATTCTTCCAATCATTGAAATGTAGATTAAAGAAATTTAACTTGGAAATTTCCGAGGATAAAACCAAAATTATTCCCTTCGGGCGGTTTGCCGAGAAATATGAAAAGCAAAAGGGAAATAGTAAACCAGCAACCTTTGATTTCCTAGGCTTTACACACTATTGTGGGAAAAGTAAACAAGGGAAATTTCGGGTGAAACGGAAATCGAGTAGCAAGAAAGTCCAAGGTAAATTAAAAGAGTCTAAAGAATGGCTGAAGAAGAATAGAAATAGAGATATTCATATGATCATGGATAGATTTCGACGATCGCTTATAGGTTATTACAACTATTATTGCATCACTGATAATACCAAAAATGTTTGCAACTTCAAAGACAAAATCGAGAACTTACTGTTTAAATGGCTCAATAGAAGAAGTCAAAGGAAATCCTTTACATGGGATAAATTCAGACTATTTCTTGATAAATATCCACTACCTTCACCAAGAATTAAAGTGAATATATATGATTTAAGAAAAGAGATTAGCTACATTCTGTGA
- a CDS encoding GrpB family protein, translating to MRKVEVCSYNEKWAQMFMEEAEKLNHIFRNEIVDIHHIGSTSVLGLKAKPTIDIMPVVNDINNVDKYNLEMQEIGYEPKGENGIPGRRYFQKGGDNRSHHVHIYQIGSYEIKRHLAFRDYLKSHTDEIKNYGELKEKLADIELKALEWYEENNNKSLNNRL from the coding sequence TTGCGAAAGGTGGAAGTATGTTCATACAATGAGAAATGGGCTCAAATGTTTATGGAAGAAGCTGAAAAACTAAATCATATTTTCAGGAATGAAATCGTAGATATTCATCACATTGGTAGTACATCTGTTCTAGGGTTAAAAGCAAAACCAACAATAGACATAATGCCTGTTGTTAATGATATTAACAATGTTGATAAATATAATTTAGAGATGCAAGAAATCGGATATGAACCTAAAGGTGAAAACGGAATACCTGGACGGAGATACTTTCAAAAAGGTGGGGACAATCGCTCTCATCACGTTCATATCTATCAGATTGGAAGTTATGAAATAAAACGACACTTGGCTTTTCGCGATTATTTAAAATCACATACAGATGAAATAAAGAATTATGGTGAATTAAAAGAGAAATTAGCAGACATAGAATTAAAAGCACTTGAATGGTATGAAGAAAATAACAATAAATCATTAAACAACCGATTATAA
- a CDS encoding TIGR04104 family putative zinc finger protein, with amino-acid sequence MRTCQNCGTKWSWFSSIKKLLTFRKSMKCSHCGKIQYQSKSSRNTTSLLILLPIITIPFTVLFDLSIMSVLLMEITLLFVALLIMPLFLKLTDKEEPLW; translated from the coding sequence GTGCGAACTTGTCAAAACTGTGGAACAAAGTGGTCTTGGTTTAGTTCTATAAAGAAATTATTGACGTTTCGTAAAAGTATGAAATGTAGTCATTGCGGGAAAATTCAATATCAAAGTAAGTCTTCGAGAAATACTACATCTTTATTAATTTTACTCCCCATTATCACTATACCATTTACTGTATTGTTTGATTTATCCATTATGTCTGTACTTCTCATGGAAATTACCTTACTATTTGTAGCTCTATTAATTATGCCATTATTTTTGAAATTAACTGATAAAGAAGAACCCTTATGGTAA
- a CDS encoding biotin transporter BioY: MTNQQLKLRMMIVTALFAAIIGVMAQITIPLPLVPITGQTLAIGLAATILGSRYGTLSVILYLIIGSAGVPVFADFSGGVSKLIGPTGGYLVGFLPTAFLVGWFMEKTAFNFKNAVIANSIGMLITLALGTAWLKIAAELSWSAAFAGGFTPFIIVGLIKAALASWIGVLVRNRLISARLLFLENKDQTKST; encoded by the coding sequence ATGACAAATCAACAATTGAAATTAAGAATGATGATTGTGACAGCACTTTTTGCTGCAATTATTGGTGTAATGGCTCAAATTACAATTCCACTTCCGCTCGTTCCAATTACAGGACAAACTCTTGCTATTGGCTTAGCAGCAACAATCCTAGGTTCTCGTTATGGAACCTTATCGGTCATTTTATATTTAATTATTGGTTCTGCAGGAGTACCAGTATTCGCTGATTTTTCAGGTGGAGTTTCAAAGCTTATCGGACCTACTGGAGGTTATTTAGTGGGCTTCCTTCCAACTGCCTTCCTAGTCGGATGGTTTATGGAAAAAACAGCCTTCAACTTCAAGAATGCTGTGATTGCTAATAGTATTGGAATGCTCATTACTTTGGCATTAGGCACTGCTTGGCTAAAGATTGCTGCCGAGCTTTCTTGGTCAGCTGCTTTTGCAGGAGGATTTACTCCATTTATCATTGTTGGGTTAATCAAGGCTGCCCTTGCTTCGTGGATTGGTGTCTTAGTTCGAAACCGATTGATTTCTGCTAGGCTATTGTTTTTAGAAAATAAAGACCAAACAAAATCAACCTAA
- a CDS encoding RNA-guided endonuclease TnpB family protein, which produces MLVNKAYKFRLYPNKKQIELINKTVGCSRFVFNFFLGKQKEKDAYWYIVEELVQNGQLPMNNWRGQFLNKYETVKSLPELKKHYSFLQEVDSIALQKSVENLADSCGRYYKKQNKQPRFKSKKNRVQSYTTKQTNGNIAVMNNYIKLPKLGHVRFAKSREVEGRILNATIRRNPSGKYFVSLGTEIEVAELSKSNSVVGVDLGIKNFAILSDGTIYSNPKFFRTLKEKLVKAQQTMSRRTIGGAY; this is translated from the coding sequence ATGCTGGTCAACAAAGCCTATAAATTTCGTCTTTATCCAAATAAAAAACAGATTGAATTAATTAATAAAACCGTCGGATGTTCAAGATTTGTCTTCAATTTTTTTCTAGGCAAACAAAAAGAAAAAGATGCTTATTGGTATATTGTCGAAGAACTGGTTCAAAACGGTCAACTTCCGATGAATAACTGGAGGGGCCAATTCCTAAACAAATATGAAACAGTAAAATCACTGCCTGAACTTAAGAAGCATTATTCTTTTTTGCAGGAAGTCGACAGTATTGCTTTGCAAAAATCGGTTGAGAACTTAGCGGATTCCTGTGGTCGATATTACAAAAAGCAGAATAAACAACCACGTTTTAAATCAAAAAAGAATAGAGTTCAATCCTATACCACTAAACAGACGAATGGGAATATAGCTGTCATGAACAACTATATAAAATTACCAAAGCTAGGTCATGTCCGTTTTGCGAAAAGTCGTGAAGTAGAAGGAAGAATTTTGAATGCAACCATTAGACGAAATCCTTCTGGTAAATACTTTGTTTCTCTCGGAACGGAAATAGAAGTAGCAGAATTATCTAAATCAAACTCTGTTGTTGGAGTGGATCTGGGCATTAAAAACTTTGCCATTCTTTCAGATGGAACGATCTATTCCAATCCAAAGTTTTTCCGTACACTTAAAGAAAAGTTAGTCAAAGCACAACAAACTATGAGCAGACGAACGATAGGCGGTGCGTACTAG
- a CDS encoding NAD-dependent epimerase/dehydratase family protein produces MKKALVMGGTEFVGMAILKGLISKGYQVDFLTRGIKKVFIQGYNKHYICDRKNENEIKKCLSGIEYDYIFDISAYSRKDVEILLKSVKLSRITRYCFLSSGAVYTMSKNYLYENSERGTNPNWGMYGLDKKEAEDYLFNLSKSNGFPMVIFRPSYIYGEGNNLYRESYFFHRILNNQPIPIPNTGKKTQFIHINDVVDIILDSITNDKTVGEAYNLTHPSEFEWIEFVEIIQKIVSKQTTILSVSQEDMNNLNITPRQFFPFRDITYLMDINKLKEHNLILPRINIEEGLQASFDWFLQQNVKEQFDCMKELRRVTNYCLQKNDFL; encoded by the coding sequence TTGAAAAAAGCATTAGTAATGGGTGGCACTGAGTTTGTAGGAATGGCAATTCTAAAAGGTTTAATATCAAAGGGGTACCAAGTAGATTTTTTAACTAGAGGAATTAAAAAAGTTTTTATCCAGGGTTACAATAAACATTATATTTGTGATAGAAAAAATGAAAATGAAATAAAAAAATGCCTAAGTGGGATTGAGTATGATTATATCTTTGATATTTCAGCTTATTCACGTAAGGATGTTGAAATTTTATTAAAATCAGTCAAGTTATCTAGAATAACGCGTTACTGTTTTTTAAGTTCGGGCGCTGTATATACTATGTCTAAAAACTACCTTTATGAAAATAGTGAACGAGGTACAAACCCTAATTGGGGAATGTATGGACTGGACAAAAAGGAAGCAGAAGATTATCTTTTTAATTTGAGTAAAAGTAATGGTTTTCCAATGGTCATCTTCCGCCCGTCATATATTTATGGAGAAGGAAACAATCTTTATCGAGAGTCTTATTTCTTTCATAGAATTTTAAATAATCAACCGATACCAATTCCGAATACAGGTAAAAAAACGCAGTTCATACATATTAATGATGTTGTAGATATTATTCTAGATTCTATAACAAACGATAAAACTGTAGGTGAGGCATATAATTTAACGCATCCAAGCGAATTTGAGTGGATAGAGTTTGTTGAGATAATTCAAAAAATCGTTTCAAAACAAACAACGATTTTAAGTGTAAGTCAGGAGGATATGAATAATCTAAATATAACTCCTCGGCAGTTTTTTCCTTTTAGAGATATTACCTATTTAATGGATATAAATAAACTAAAAGAACATAATCTTATTTTACCTCGTATTAATATAGAGGAAGGTTTGCAAGCTAGTTTTGATTGGTTTTTACAGCAAAATGTAAAAGAGCAATTTGATTGTATGAAAGAGTTAAGAAGAGTAACAAATTATTGTTTACAGAAAAATGATTTCTTATAA